The following are from one region of the Pseudomonas putida genome:
- the rbsK gene encoding ribokinase — protein MNAKVVVVGSLNMDLVARAQRLPRAGETLPGESFFTAPGGKGANQAVAVARLGGSVAMIGNVGDDDYGRQLHRALYVEGIDCQGVITCQGVSSGVALITVDAASQNCIVIIPGGNGLLTPQSVQRFDALLQAAEVIICQLEVPADTVAWTLARGRALGKQVILNPAPATGPLPADWFAHIDYLTPNESEAEALTGVAVTDLDSARRAGERLLQLGAGKVIITLGAQGALLVTPKGHQHFPAPVVQPLDTTAAGDTFIGGFAAGLVRGLEEGEAIAFGQRAAALSVTRAGAQPSIPYLAELGP, from the coding sequence ATGAATGCCAAGGTCGTGGTAGTCGGTAGCCTCAACATGGACCTGGTGGCCCGCGCCCAACGCCTGCCCCGGGCCGGCGAAACACTCCCCGGCGAAAGCTTTTTCACCGCACCGGGCGGCAAGGGGGCCAACCAGGCGGTGGCCGTGGCGCGCCTGGGTGGCAGCGTGGCGATGATCGGCAACGTCGGCGACGATGATTATGGCCGGCAACTGCACCGGGCCTTGTATGTGGAAGGCATCGACTGCCAGGGCGTCATCACCTGCCAGGGCGTGTCCAGCGGTGTGGCGCTGATCACCGTGGATGCCGCCAGCCAGAACTGCATTGTCATCATTCCCGGTGGCAACGGCCTGCTGACGCCGCAGTCGGTGCAGCGGTTCGATGCGCTGCTGCAGGCGGCCGAGGTGATCATCTGCCAGCTGGAAGTGCCGGCCGACACCGTGGCCTGGACCCTGGCCAGGGGGCGTGCACTGGGCAAGCAGGTGATCCTGAACCCGGCACCGGCGACCGGCCCCTTGCCGGCGGACTGGTTCGCCCACATCGACTACCTGACGCCCAACGAAAGCGAGGCCGAAGCTCTGACCGGCGTGGCGGTGACTGACCTGGACAGTGCCCGGCGTGCCGGCGAGCGCTTGCTGCAACTGGGCGCGGGCAAAGTGATCATCACCCTGGGCGCGCAAGGTGCCTTGCTGGTCACCCCCAAGGGCCACCAGCACTTCCCCGCACCGGTGGTGCAGCCGCTGGACACCACTGCCGCCGGCGACACCTTCATTGGTGGCTTTGCCGCTGGCCTGGTACGCGGCCTGGAGGAGGGCGAAGCCATCGCTTTCGGCCAGCGCGCCGCGGCCCTGTCGGTTACCCGCGCCGGCGCCCAGCCGTCGATTCCTTACCTGGCGGAGCTTGGGCCATGA
- a CDS encoding LacI family DNA-binding transcriptional regulator yields MATIKDVAALAGISYTTVSHVLNKTRPVSEQVRLKVEAAIAELDYVPSAVARSLKARSTATIGLLVPNSVNPYFAELARGIEDACERNGYCVILCNSDDNPQKQRSYLRVLLEKRIDGLVVASVGQDGDLLQSLAGVRTPMVIVDRELDGVDADLVRIDHEQGAYLATRHLLELGHRDIAYIGGPAETGVTQLRLSGFRRAMAEAGVPVLANRVLHCDFTSPGGHAAAARLLEGKRPTAIFAGNDMIGFGVLRAAAERNINVPGELSVIGFDDIELSRYVYPPLTTVGQSIRALGESAASLLLARIGTPRQGAAEQRIVAPRIVLRESTGPRPDLFNDCR; encoded by the coding sequence ATGGCAACCATCAAAGACGTCGCGGCACTGGCGGGTATTTCCTACACCACTGTGTCCCATGTACTGAACAAGACCCGGCCGGTCAGCGAGCAGGTGCGGCTGAAAGTCGAAGCCGCCATCGCCGAACTCGACTACGTGCCCAGCGCCGTGGCCCGCTCGCTGAAGGCGCGCAGCACGGCCACCATCGGCTTGCTGGTGCCCAACAGCGTCAACCCGTACTTCGCCGAGCTGGCACGGGGTATCGAAGACGCCTGCGAACGCAACGGCTACTGCGTGATTCTGTGCAACTCTGACGACAACCCGCAGAAGCAGCGCAGCTACCTGCGCGTGCTGCTGGAAAAACGCATCGACGGCCTGGTGGTGGCTTCGGTCGGCCAGGACGGCGACCTGCTGCAAAGCCTGGCTGGCGTGCGCACGCCCATGGTGATCGTCGACCGCGAACTGGATGGCGTCGATGCCGACCTGGTGCGCATCGACCACGAGCAGGGCGCCTACCTGGCCACCCGGCACCTGCTGGAGCTTGGCCACCGCGACATCGCCTACATTGGTGGCCCTGCCGAGACCGGGGTGACCCAGCTGCGCCTGAGCGGCTTCCGCCGCGCCATGGCCGAGGCCGGCGTACCGGTGCTGGCCAACCGCGTGCTGCACTGCGACTTCACCAGCCCGGGTGGCCATGCAGCGGCAGCCCGGTTGCTGGAGGGCAAGCGGCCCACGGCGATTTTCGCCGGCAACGACATGATCGGTTTCGGCGTGCTGCGCGCCGCAGCCGAACGCAATATCAACGTGCCCGGCGAGCTGTCGGTGATCGGCTTCGACGACATCGAACTCAGCCGCTATGTGTACCCGCCGTTGACCACGGTGGGCCAGTCGATCCGCGCGTTGGGCGAGAGCGCCGCGTCGCTGTTGCTGGCACGTATCGGCACACCGCGGCAGGGCGCGGCAGAGCAACGTATCGTCGCCCCGCGCATCGTGCTGCGCGAGTCCACCGGGCCGCGCCCGGACCTGTTCAACGATTGCCGCTGA
- a CDS encoding ABC transporter permease, with protein sequence MKTTPLDSQGTAPVRRSGTYLGLGTYLGLAGALLAMIVLFSFLSSHFWSYNTFSTLANQIPDLMVLAVGMTFVLIIGGIDLSVGSVLALAASTVSVAILSWGWGVLPSALLGMAVAALAGSITGGVTVAWRIPSFIVSLGVLEMARGLAYQFTDSRTAYIGDAYAWFSNPIAFGISPAFIIALLVIVLAQLVLTRTVFGRYLIGIGTNEEAVRLAGIDPRPYKVLVFALMGLLAGLAALFQISRLEAADPNAGSGLELQVIAAVVIGGTSLMGGRGSVISTFFGVLIISVLAAGLAQIGASEPTKRIITGAVIVIAVVLDTYRSRRAGRRN encoded by the coding sequence ATGAAAACCACCCCGCTCGACAGCCAAGGCACCGCACCGGTGCGCCGCAGTGGCACCTATCTTGGCCTGGGTACCTACCTGGGCCTGGCCGGCGCCTTGCTGGCGATGATCGTGCTGTTCTCGTTCCTCAGCAGCCACTTCTGGTCGTACAACACCTTCAGTACCCTGGCCAACCAGATCCCCGACCTGATGGTACTGGCAGTGGGCATGACCTTCGTGCTGATCATCGGTGGCATCGACCTGTCGGTGGGCTCGGTACTGGCGCTGGCGGCCTCGACGGTCAGCGTGGCGATCCTCAGCTGGGGCTGGGGCGTGCTGCCCTCGGCCCTGCTGGGCATGGCCGTGGCCGCGCTGGCCGGCAGCATTACCGGCGGCGTCACCGTAGCCTGGCGCATTCCGTCGTTCATCGTCTCGCTCGGCGTGCTGGAAATGGCCCGTGGCCTGGCCTACCAGTTCACCGACTCGCGCACCGCCTATATCGGCGATGCCTATGCCTGGTTCTCCAACCCCATCGCGTTCGGCATCTCGCCGGCCTTCATCATCGCCTTGCTGGTGATCGTGCTGGCCCAGCTGGTGCTGACCCGCACGGTGTTCGGCCGCTACCTGATCGGCATCGGCACCAACGAAGAGGCCGTGCGCCTGGCAGGCATCGACCCGCGCCCCTACAAGGTGTTGGTGTTCGCCCTGATGGGCCTGCTTGCCGGCCTGGCTGCGCTGTTCCAGATCTCGCGCCTGGAAGCGGCCGACCCCAATGCCGGTTCCGGCCTGGAGCTGCAGGTGATCGCCGCCGTGGTAATTGGCGGCACCAGCCTGATGGGCGGCCGTGGCTCGGTCATCAGTACCTTCTTTGGCGTGCTGATCATTTCGGTGCTGGCTGCAGGGCTGGCGCAGATCGGGGCCAGCGAACCGACCAAACGCATCATCACCGGGGCGGTGATTGTCATCGCCGTGGTGCTCGACACTTACCGTAGCCGGCGCGCAGGCCGGCGGAACTGA
- a CDS encoding sugar ABC transporter ATP-binding protein, which translates to MPASANEVVLAASGLGKTYAQPVLGEVSLSLRAGEVLALTGENGAGKSTLSKLISGLETPTTGHMHYRGQAYAPGSRSEAERLGVRMVMQELNLLPTLTVAENLFLDNLPGRFGWISQKRLRQLATAAMAQVGLDAIDPDTPVGELGIGHQQMVEIARNLIGDCHVLIFDEPTAMLTAREVELLFTQIERLRQRGVAIVYISHRLEELQRVAQRIVVLRDGKLVCDEPIQRYSSAELVNLMVGRELGEHIDLGRRQIGAPLLKVDKLSRGDKVRGVSFEVRAGEIFGICGLIGAGRTELLRLIYGADRADSGSIALGQPPQAVTIDSPKAAVQAGIALITEDRKGEGLLLTQSISANIALGNLGAVSRAGVLDGEAEAALAERQIQAMRIRSAGPQQVVGELSGGNQQKVVIGRWLERDCQVLLFDEPTRGIDVGAKFDIYGLLAELARQGKALVVVSSDLRELMLICDRIAVLSAGRLIETFERDHWSQDQLLAAAFAGYQKRDALLHEAAPRMDA; encoded by the coding sequence ATGCCTGCATCGGCCAATGAAGTGGTGCTCGCCGCCAGCGGCCTGGGCAAGACCTACGCCCAACCCGTGCTCGGCGAGGTCAGCCTGAGCCTGCGGGCCGGCGAAGTGCTGGCGCTGACAGGTGAGAACGGCGCTGGCAAAAGCACCCTGTCCAAGCTCATCAGTGGCCTGGAAACCCCTACCACCGGGCATATGCACTACCGCGGCCAGGCCTACGCGCCTGGCAGCCGCAGCGAGGCCGAGCGCCTCGGCGTGCGCATGGTCATGCAGGAGCTGAACCTGCTGCCCACGCTGACCGTGGCGGAAAACCTGTTCCTCGACAACCTGCCCGGCCGCTTCGGCTGGATCAGCCAGAAGCGCCTGCGCCAACTGGCCACGGCCGCCATGGCCCAGGTCGGCCTCGACGCTATCGACCCGGACACCCCAGTCGGCGAGCTGGGCATCGGCCACCAGCAAATGGTCGAGATCGCCCGCAACCTGATCGGCGATTGCCATGTGCTGATCTTCGACGAACCCACCGCCATGCTCACCGCGCGCGAGGTGGAGCTGCTGTTCACCCAGATCGAGCGCCTGCGCCAACGTGGCGTGGCCATCGTCTACATTTCCCATCGCCTGGAAGAACTGCAGCGTGTGGCCCAGCGCATCGTCGTGCTGCGTGACGGCAAGCTGGTGTGCGATGAGCCGATCCAGCGCTACAGCAGCGCCGAACTGGTCAACCTGATGGTCGGCCGCGAGCTGGGCGAGCATATCGACCTGGGCCGCCGGCAGATCGGCGCGCCGCTGCTCAAGGTCGACAAGCTCAGCCGTGGCGACAAGGTGCGTGGAGTGTCGTTCGAGGTCAGGGCAGGGGAGATCTTCGGCATCTGCGGCCTGATCGGTGCCGGCCGTACCGAGCTGTTGCGCCTGATCTACGGCGCCGACCGTGCCGACAGCGGCAGCATCGCCCTCGGCCAGCCACCGCAGGCGGTCACCATCGACTCGCCCAAGGCCGCTGTGCAGGCCGGTATCGCGCTGATCACCGAAGACCGCAAAGGCGAAGGCCTGCTGCTGACGCAGTCGATCAGCGCCAATATTGCCCTGGGCAACCTCGGAGCGGTATCACGGGCCGGGGTGCTCGATGGCGAGGCCGAAGCGGCATTGGCCGAGCGCCAGATCCAGGCCATGCGCATTCGTAGCGCCGGTCCGCAGCAGGTGGTAGGCGAGCTGTCTGGCGGCAACCAGCAAAAGGTGGTGATAGGCCGGTGGCTGGAGCGCGACTGCCAGGTGTTGCTGTTCGACGAGCCCACCCGTGGTATCGACGTCGGCGCCAAGTTCGACATCTATGGCCTGCTGGCCGAACTGGCGCGCCAGGGCAAGGCCCTGGTGGTGGTTTCCAGCGACCTGCGCGAGCTGATGCTGATCTGCGACCGCATCGCCGTGCTGTCGGCCGGCCGCCTGATCGAAACCTTCGAGCGTGACCATTGGAGCCAGGACCAGTTGCTGGCTGCGGCCTTTGCCGGTTATCAGAAACGTGACGCACTGCTGCATGAAGCAGCTCCCAGGATGGATGCATGA
- a CDS encoding sugar ABC transporter substrate-binding protein: MKLPFPGRLLALAVISSLSLALPFSAAHAEDKPKVALVMKSLANEFFRTMEDGAKDYQKAHADEFELIANGIKNETDTGEQIRIVEQMVNAGAKALVIAPADSKALVSAVKKAMDQGVVVINIDNRLDPALLKSKGISVPFVGPDNRKGARLVGDFLANEKLKAGDQVGIIEGVPTTTNAQQRTAGFKDAMEAAQVKIVSVQSGNWEIDKGNAVAASMLNEYPDLKALLAGNDSMALGAVSAVRAAGKTGQVQVVGYDNINAIKPMLADGRVLATLDQAASQQAVYGIQAALKMVKGEKPDVDADNVIQTPVQLITKP; encoded by the coding sequence ATGAAACTGCCGTTCCCCGGTCGTCTGCTGGCCCTCGCAGTCATTTCCTCGCTGTCCCTGGCCCTGCCATTTTCCGCCGCCCACGCCGAAGACAAGCCCAAGGTCGCCCTTGTCATGAAGTCGCTGGCCAATGAGTTCTTCCGCACCATGGAAGACGGCGCCAAGGACTACCAGAAAGCCCACGCCGATGAATTCGAGCTGATCGCCAACGGCATCAAGAACGAGACCGACACCGGCGAGCAGATCCGCATCGTCGAGCAAATGGTCAACGCAGGCGCCAAGGCCCTGGTCATTGCCCCGGCCGACTCCAAGGCGCTGGTTTCGGCGGTGAAGAAGGCCATGGACCAAGGCGTGGTGGTGATCAACATCGACAACCGCCTGGACCCGGCGCTGCTCAAGAGCAAAGGCATCAGCGTACCCTTCGTGGGCCCCGACAACCGCAAGGGCGCGCGCCTGGTCGGCGATTTTCTGGCCAACGAGAAGCTCAAGGCCGGCGACCAGGTCGGCATTATCGAAGGCGTGCCGACCACCACCAACGCCCAGCAGCGTACCGCCGGTTTCAAGGACGCCATGGAGGCCGCGCAAGTCAAGATCGTCTCGGTGCAGAGTGGCAATTGGGAAATCGATAAAGGCAACGCCGTCGCCGCCTCCATGCTCAACGAATACCCCGACCTGAAAGCCCTGCTGGCCGGTAACGACAGCATGGCCCTGGGCGCCGTGTCGGCCGTGCGTGCCGCTGGCAAGACCGGGCAGGTGCAAGTGGTGGGCTACGACAACATCAACGCCATCAAGCCGATGCTCGCCGATGGCCGTGTACTTGCCACCCTCGACCAGGCGGCCAGCCAGCAGGCGGTGTACGGCATCCAGGCGGCGCTGAAAATGGTCAAGGGCGAGAAACCCGACGTGGATGCCGACAACGTCATCCAGACCCCGGTCCAACTCATCACCAAGCCCTGA
- a CDS encoding DUF1654 domain-containing protein → MSSTASATPSSYEQLGVRIQKIINSPTAQRSRAALIFRLEQETPEDWETLLEEIAENDNVTLAHRDDGGVQIFWTVPKED, encoded by the coding sequence GTGTCCAGCACCGCCTCCGCCACCCCGAGCAGCTATGAACAACTGGGTGTGCGCATCCAGAAGATCATCAACAGCCCCACCGCCCAGCGCAGCCGCGCGGCACTGATCTTCCGCCTGGAACAGGAAACACCGGAAGACTGGGAAACCCTGCTCGAGGAAATCGCCGAAAACGACAACGTCACCCTCGCCCACCGCGACGATGGTGGCGTGCAGATTTTCTGGACCGTACCGAAGGAAGACTGA
- a CDS encoding GTP pyrophosphokinase, with amino-acid sequence MSTLERAIAVAARAHEGQYDKGGAAYILHPLRVMMRVSTPEQRIVAVLHDVIEDTSLTLSDLAREGFALKILAALLALSRREGEAYQDFVVRLGDNPLARTVKLADLADNSDLSRIPCPGPADLARLARYREASAYLQALA; translated from the coding sequence ATGTCTACACTGGAGCGGGCCATTGCCGTGGCCGCCAGGGCGCATGAAGGGCAATACGACAAGGGTGGGGCAGCTTATATCCTCCACCCGCTACGCGTGATGATGCGGGTTTCCACACCTGAACAACGGATTGTCGCGGTGCTTCACGATGTGATCGAAGACACCTCGCTGACGCTGTCCGACCTGGCGCGCGAGGGGTTCGCGCTGAAAATCCTTGCCGCCTTGCTGGCGCTCAGCCGCCGTGAGGGCGAGGCCTACCAGGACTTCGTGGTGCGCCTGGGCGATAACCCGCTGGCGCGCACCGTCAAGCTGGCCGACCTGGCCGACAACAGTGACCTTTCGCGCATTCCCTGCCCGGGCCCCGCCGACCTGGCGCGGCTGGCGCGTTATCGTGAAGCCAGCGCCTACCTGCAGGCCTTGGCCTGA
- a CDS encoding SPOR domain-containing protein, whose translation MRKLAVVMAVLALAGCENEVEGVHKQVAEHLHNPKTAKFGNVRIDTQGTICGQVRGKDDAGQYEAYRSYVAIKRDGQYEIIVDDSGNNLRIREMCGGAELQRRAEALAGQPAPQGWDVEVIQGANMGALSDMTARLIEKGIPSSVEYRDGKPVVLMGPFPSREEAEARKAEVMAKLGTDSVVIQHGATR comes from the coding sequence GTGCGCAAACTGGCTGTGGTAATGGCAGTGCTGGCCCTGGCGGGCTGTGAGAACGAGGTCGAAGGCGTGCACAAACAGGTGGCCGAACACCTGCACAACCCTAAAACCGCCAAGTTCGGCAACGTGCGGATCGACACCCAGGGCACCATCTGCGGCCAGGTTCGTGGCAAGGATGATGCCGGGCAGTACGAGGCCTACCGCAGCTACGTGGCGATCAAGCGCGATGGCCAGTACGAAATCATCGTCGACGACAGCGGTAACAACCTGCGCATCCGCGAGATGTGCGGCGGCGCCGAGCTGCAGCGCCGCGCCGAAGCCCTGGCTGGCCAGCCTGCCCCGCAGGGCTGGGACGTGGAGGTGATCCAGGGTGCCAACATGGGTGCGCTCAGCGACATGACCGCACGCCTGATCGAAAAGGGCATTCCCTCCTCGGTGGAGTACCGCGACGGCAAGCCGGTGGTGCTGATGGGGCCGTTCCCGAGCCGTGAGGAGGCTGAAGCACGCAAGGCCGAGGTAATGGCCAAGCTGGGTACCGATTCGGTGGTCATCCAGCACGGCGCCACGCGCTAA
- a CDS encoding FAD-binding oxidoreductase: protein MANTPYPQSYYAASANPVPPRPALQGEVETDVCIIGAGYTGLSSALFLLENGFKVSIVEAAKVGFGASGRNGGQIVNSYSRDIDVIERTVGPREAQLLGQMAFEGGRIIRERVAKYNIQCDLKDGGVFAALTSKQMGHLESQKRLWERFGHNQLELMDQKRIREVVACDNYVGGMLDMSGGHIHPLNLALGEAAAVESLGGIIYEQTPAIRIERGANPVVHTPQGKVRAKFIIVAGNAYLGNLVPELASKSMPCGTQVITTEPLGDELARTLLPQDYCVEDCNYLLDYYRLTSDKRLIFGGGVVYGARDPANIEAIIRPKMLKAFPQLKNVKIDYAWTGNFLLTLSRLPQVGRIGDNIYYSQGCSGHGVTYTHLAGKVLAEAMRGQAERFDAFAGLPHYPFPGGQMLRVPFSALGAWYYSLRDRLGF from the coding sequence ATGGCTAACACCCCCTACCCCCAGTCCTACTACGCCGCCTCGGCCAACCCGGTGCCGCCACGTCCGGCGCTGCAGGGTGAGGTGGAAACCGATGTGTGCATCATCGGTGCCGGCTACACCGGCCTGTCCAGCGCCCTGTTCCTGCTGGAGAACGGCTTCAAGGTGAGCATCGTCGAAGCAGCCAAGGTCGGCTTCGGCGCGTCGGGCCGCAACGGCGGCCAGATCGTCAACAGCTACAGCCGCGACATCGACGTCATCGAACGCACCGTCGGCCCACGGGAGGCCCAACTGCTGGGCCAGATGGCTTTCGAAGGCGGGCGCATCATTCGTGAGCGCGTGGCCAAGTACAACATCCAGTGTGACCTGAAGGACGGTGGCGTGTTCGCTGCCCTCACCAGCAAGCAGATGGGCCATCTGGAGTCGCAAAAGCGCCTGTGGGAACGCTTCGGCCACAACCAGCTGGAGCTGATGGACCAGAAGCGCATCCGCGAAGTGGTCGCCTGCGACAACTATGTGGGCGGCATGCTGGACATGAGCGGCGGCCACATCCACCCGCTGAACCTGGCCCTGGGCGAAGCCGCCGCGGTCGAGTCGCTGGGCGGCATCATCTATGAGCAAACCCCGGCCATCCGCATCGAGCGTGGCGCCAACCCGGTGGTGCACACCCCACAGGGCAAGGTCCGCGCCAAGTTCATCATCGTCGCTGGCAACGCCTACCTGGGCAACCTGGTGCCTGAGCTGGCCAGCAAGTCCATGCCATGCGGCACCCAGGTGATCACCACCGAGCCACTGGGCGACGAACTGGCGCGCACCCTGCTGCCGCAGGACTACTGCGTCGAGGACTGCAACTACCTGCTCGACTACTACCGCCTGACCAGCGACAAGCGCCTGATCTTCGGCGGTGGCGTGGTGTACGGCGCGCGTGACCCGGCCAACATCGAGGCGATCATCCGGCCGAAGATGCTCAAGGCCTTCCCGCAGCTGAAGAACGTGAAGATCGACTACGCCTGGACCGGCAACTTCCTGCTGACCCTGTCGCGCCTGCCGCAGGTTGGCCGTATCGGTGACAACATCTACTACTCGCAGGGCTGCTCGGGTCACGGCGTGACCTACACCCACCTGGCGGGCAAGGTGCTGGCCGAGGCCATGCGTGGCCAGGCCGAGCGCTTCGACGCCTTCGCCGGCCTGCCGCACTACCCGTTCCCGGGTGGCCAGATGCTGCGCGTACCGTTCAGCGCCCTTGGCGCCTGGTACTACAGCCTGCGCGATCGCCTGGGCTTCTGA
- a CDS encoding peptidase C39 family protein, which produces MIGGQSRALPAWRWSKRVSMQQHSFKTTPRRLLAACLVAASLAGCASAPSNNLKGLPQRVEISSVPFYRGNANHSGAMALAAVLSQQGAPITPGLLDKPLDLPQGAEALDTGIPRVARDYGMVVYPLDKQLDALLTQVAAGNPVLLRYEEGSAWWSEPRYAVLIGYDRYKQRVLLRSGMHRRQVMGFDAFASAWAKLGSWAVLVQPPRQLPAQVDRQRWLQAADELARAGQEIAAKQAVSSLNK; this is translated from the coding sequence ATGATCGGTGGCCAGAGCCGGGCGCTGCCTGCCTGGCGTTGGAGCAAGCGAGTGTCCATGCAGCAACATTCCTTCAAGACCACCCCCCGTCGGCTGCTGGCGGCCTGCCTGGTAGCGGCCAGCCTGGCCGGTTGTGCCAGCGCACCCTCCAACAACCTCAAGGGCCTGCCGCAGCGGGTCGAGATCAGCAGCGTGCCGTTCTACCGTGGCAACGCCAACCACAGCGGGGCCATGGCGTTGGCGGCAGTGCTGTCGCAACAAGGGGCACCGATCACGCCGGGGCTGCTGGACAAACCGCTGGACCTGCCCCAGGGCGCCGAGGCGCTGGACACGGGCATCCCCCGGGTGGCGCGCGACTACGGCATGGTGGTGTATCCGCTGGACAAGCAACTGGACGCACTGTTGACTCAGGTGGCGGCGGGCAACCCGGTGCTGCTGCGTTACGAGGAGGGTTCGGCCTGGTGGAGCGAGCCACGCTATGCCGTGCTGATCGGCTACGACCGCTACAAGCAGCGGGTGCTGTTGCGCTCGGGCATGCACCGGCGGCAGGTGATGGGGTTCGATGCCTTCGCCTCGGCGTGGGCGAAACTTGGCAGTTGGGCGGTGCTGGTGCAGCCACCACGGCAACTGCCGGCCCAGGTGGACCGCCAGCGCTGGTTGCAGGCTGCAGATGAACTGGCCCGGGCGGGGCAGGAGATTGCGGCGAAGCAGGCTGTGAGTAGCCTGAACAAATAG
- a CDS encoding TerC family protein, which translates to MEYLLELAASPTAWVALATLVAMEVVLGIDNLIFISILTNKLPVEYRSKARRIGISMALVMRLALLSTVAWIVQLTDPVFEVFGNAFSWKDVILIAGGLFLLWKATKEIHENVDPHGAKEEAKVSSTVTLGFAAAIFQILLLDIVFSVDSIITAVGMTEHLPIMIIAVITAVIVMMVAADPLANFINDNPTVVMLALGFLIMIGMTLIAEGFGAHVPKGYVYAAMAFSTAIEILNILARRARLKREAAEG; encoded by the coding sequence ATGGAATATTTGCTGGAACTCGCCGCTAGCCCCACCGCCTGGGTTGCCCTGGCTACGCTGGTGGCCATGGAAGTTGTACTGGGTATCGACAACCTGATCTTCATCTCGATCCTGACCAACAAACTGCCGGTGGAGTACCGCTCCAAGGCGCGCCGTATCGGTATCAGCATGGCCTTGGTCATGCGCCTGGCCTTGCTCAGCACGGTAGCCTGGATCGTCCAGTTGACCGACCCAGTGTTCGAAGTGTTCGGCAACGCCTTCTCGTGGAAGGATGTGATCCTGATTGCCGGTGGCCTGTTCCTGCTGTGGAAGGCGACCAAGGAAATCCACGAAAACGTCGACCCGCACGGCGCCAAGGAAGAAGCCAAGGTGTCGTCGACGGTTACCCTGGGCTTTGCCGCGGCGATCTTCCAGATTCTGTTGCTGGACATCGTCTTCTCGGTCGACAGCATCATCACCGCCGTGGGCATGACCGAACACCTGCCTATCATGATTATTGCCGTGATCACCGCAGTGATCGTCATGATGGTGGCCGCCGACCCGCTGGCCAACTTCATCAACGACAACCCGACCGTGGTGATGCTGGCCCTGGGCTTCCTGATCATGATCGGCATGACGCTGATTGCCGAAGGTTTTGGCGCCCATGTACCGAAGGGTTATGTGTACGCGGCCATGGCCTTCTCGACGGCGATCGAAATCCTCAACATCCTCGCTCGTCGGGCGCGGTTGAAACGTGAGGCGGCTGAAGGTTGA
- the nhaR gene encoding transcriptional activator NhaR, translating to MLNYRQLHYFWAVAKTGSIARASEQLNLTPQTISGQISLFEQTYGLELFQRVGRQLELTETGRQTLSYAEQMFQLGGELEAMLRAGPQEQILFRVGVADVVPKSIVYRLLAPTMELDDVLRINCREDKLERLLADLAIQRLDLVISDSPMPSHLDIKGYSQKLGECGLSFFATPALAQRLEGPFPACLQDAPLLIPGQETVVRSRLLRWLAEQQVQPRIVGEFDDSALMQAFGQSGSGIFVAPSVIAEEVCRQYGVALIGQTEAVHESFYAISVERKVKHPGIVAITEGARRELFHW from the coding sequence ATGCTCAACTATCGGCAATTGCACTACTTCTGGGCCGTGGCCAAGACCGGCAGCATCGCCCGCGCCAGCGAACAGTTGAACCTGACGCCGCAAACCATCAGTGGGCAGATCAGCCTGTTCGAACAGACCTACGGCCTGGAGCTTTTCCAGCGCGTGGGGCGGCAACTGGAGCTGACCGAAACAGGGCGACAGACGCTGAGCTATGCCGAGCAGATGTTCCAGCTGGGTGGCGAACTCGAAGCCATGCTGCGGGCCGGCCCGCAGGAGCAGATCCTGTTCCGCGTGGGCGTGGCGGACGTGGTGCCCAAGTCCATCGTCTACCGCCTGCTGGCGCCGACCATGGAGCTGGACGATGTGCTGCGCATCAACTGCCGCGAAGACAAGCTCGAACGGCTGCTGGCCGACCTGGCGATCCAGCGCCTGGACCTGGTGATTTCCGACAGCCCCATGCCCAGCCATCTGGACATCAAGGGCTATAGCCAGAAGCTGGGCGAGTGCGGGTTGAGCTTCTTTGCCACCCCGGCGCTGGCGCAACGCCTGGAAGGCCCCTTCCCCGCCTGCCTGCAGGATGCGCCATTGCTCATTCCAGGGCAGGAAACCGTGGTCCGCAGCCGCCTGCTGCGCTGGCTGGCCGAGCAGCAGGTGCAGCCGCGGATCGTGGGCGAGTTCGATGACAGCGCCTTGATGCAGGCATTCGGGCAGTCGGGCAGCGGCATCTTCGTCGCGCCCAGCGTGATCGCCGAGGAAGTGTGCCGCCAGTACGGCGTGGCGCTGATCGGGCAGACCGAGGCCGTGCATGAGTCGTTCTATGCCATTTCGGTGGAGCGCAAGGTCAAGCACCCGGGGATCGTGGCGATTACCGAGGGCGCGCGGCGGGAGTTGTTTCACTGGTGA